Proteins encoded within one genomic window of Microbacterium sp. zg-B185:
- the efp gene encoding elongation factor P, with protein MASTADIRNGVVLSIDGQLWNVIEFQHVKPGKGGAFVRTKLKNVVSGKTVDRTYNAGAKIEIENVDRRDFTYLYNDGEGFVFMDVADYDQLTVPASVVGDAANFLLENQQVQIALNNGNPLYVELPASVVLEITYTEPGLQGDRSSAGTKPATVETGYEIQVPLFLETGTKVKVDTRTGDYLGRVN; from the coding sequence ATGGCATCCACCGCAGACATCAGAAACGGCGTCGTCCTCAGCATCGACGGACAGCTGTGGAACGTCATCGAGTTCCAGCACGTCAAGCCCGGCAAGGGCGGCGCATTCGTGCGCACCAAGTTGAAGAACGTCGTCTCCGGCAAGACGGTGGACCGCACCTACAACGCCGGTGCGAAGATCGAGATCGAGAACGTCGACCGCCGTGACTTCACGTACCTGTACAACGACGGCGAAGGCTTCGTGTTCATGGACGTCGCCGACTACGACCAGCTGACCGTCCCCGCGAGCGTCGTCGGCGATGCCGCGAACTTCCTGCTGGAGAATCAGCAGGTCCAGATCGCGCTGAACAACGGCAATCCGCTCTACGTCGAGCTCCCGGCATCCGTGGTGCTGGAGATCACCTACACCGAGCCCGGCCTGCAGGGCGACCGGTCATCGGCCGGGACCAAACCCGCCACCGTCGAGACCGGCTATGAGATCCAGGTCCCGCTGTTCCTGGAGACCGGCACGAAGGTCAAGGTCGATACCCGCACGGGCGACTACCTCGGTCGCGTCAACTAG
- a CDS encoding shikimate dehydrogenase, which produces MLTPDATRLEVWGDPVAHSRSPQLHAAAYRALGLNWTYERRRVTAAAFTGELAGLSDRWRGLSLTMPLKGQAFHASAQRDRRAELTGAVNTLLLTDDVPRGFNTDVGGIVRALGDDGVHEVDRGRIVGAGATAMSALVALSELGADRVEVVARRPAAVAPLARLGTTLGLEVIGVSFDAPVHTDATVTIATLPGDAEVPLAAADALARSGGLLFDVVYGHWPTVLASAWERAGRPATSGLGMLLHQALLQVRVFVTGGTEDALEGESLVLAEMHSAVVGD; this is translated from the coding sequence ATGCTGACACCCGACGCCACACGCCTGGAGGTATGGGGCGACCCCGTCGCCCACAGCCGCTCGCCTCAGCTGCACGCAGCGGCCTACCGCGCACTCGGGCTGAACTGGACCTACGAGCGGCGCCGCGTCACCGCCGCAGCCTTCACCGGAGAGCTGGCCGGGCTCTCCGACCGCTGGCGGGGCCTGTCGCTGACGATGCCGCTGAAAGGGCAGGCCTTCCACGCCTCCGCCCAGCGAGACCGCCGCGCGGAACTGACCGGAGCGGTCAACACGCTGCTGCTGACCGACGACGTGCCCCGCGGATTCAACACGGACGTCGGCGGGATCGTGCGCGCGCTCGGCGACGACGGCGTCCACGAGGTGGACCGCGGCCGCATCGTCGGCGCCGGAGCCACGGCGATGTCGGCTCTCGTCGCGCTCAGCGAGCTCGGCGCAGACCGTGTCGAGGTCGTCGCGCGGCGCCCCGCAGCGGTTGCGCCGCTCGCCCGGCTCGGGACGACGCTCGGCCTCGAGGTCATCGGCGTGTCCTTCGACGCGCCCGTCCACACCGACGCGACGGTCACGATCGCCACCCTCCCCGGCGACGCCGAGGTGCCCCTCGCCGCTGCGGACGCGCTGGCCCGGTCCGGCGGCCTCCTGTTCGACGTCGTGTACGGCCACTGGCCCACCGTCCTGGCGTCCGCGTGGGAGCGCGCCGGCCGTCCGGCGACCTCCGGGCTGGGGATGCTGCTGCATCAGGCCCTCCTTCAGGTGCGCGTCTTCGTCACCGGGGGCACCGAGGACGCCCTCGAGGGCGAGAGCCTGGTGCTCGCCGAAATGCACTCGGCCGTCGTGGGAGACTAG
- the aroB gene encoding 3-dehydroquinate synthase: MTETTTISVSGDAGYDITIGRGILDLVGAALDPAVRKVLVVHPPTLGAAAAELRERLMAEGGREVLLAEIPDAEQGKRVEVAAFCWQVMGKADFTRTDAVVGFGGGAVTDLAGFVAATWLRGVQVVQVPTTVLGMVDAAVGGKTGINTAEGKNLVGAFWSPRAVVCDLSTLESLSPNEAVAGFAEVVKAGFIWHPEILDIIEADSTAAVDPTSESFRRCIELGIGMKAHVVGEDFREGGLREVLNYGHTLGHAIEHAERYRWRHGAAISVGMMYAAELSRLAGRLPDAAVQRHRDVLELLGLPTTYRAGAWPQLLATMQRDKKSRAGMLRFIVLDDIARPTVLRAPDESLLFAAYQEVAG; the protein is encoded by the coding sequence ATGACCGAAACGACCACCATCTCCGTGTCCGGGGACGCAGGCTACGACATCACCATCGGGCGCGGCATCCTCGACCTGGTCGGTGCCGCGCTGGATCCCGCAGTGCGCAAGGTTCTGGTCGTGCACCCGCCGACCCTGGGCGCCGCCGCCGCGGAGCTGCGCGAGCGGCTGATGGCGGAGGGCGGCCGTGAGGTGCTGCTCGCCGAGATTCCGGACGCCGAGCAGGGCAAGCGCGTGGAAGTGGCCGCCTTCTGCTGGCAGGTGATGGGGAAAGCAGACTTCACCCGCACGGATGCCGTCGTCGGATTCGGCGGCGGAGCGGTCACCGACCTGGCCGGATTCGTCGCGGCCACCTGGCTGCGCGGCGTACAGGTCGTCCAGGTGCCCACCACGGTGCTGGGTATGGTCGACGCCGCCGTCGGCGGCAAGACCGGCATCAACACGGCAGAGGGCAAGAACCTCGTGGGCGCCTTCTGGTCGCCGCGGGCCGTGGTCTGCGACCTGAGCACGCTGGAGTCCCTCTCGCCCAACGAGGCGGTGGCCGGCTTCGCCGAGGTCGTCAAGGCGGGGTTCATCTGGCATCCGGAGATCCTGGACATCATCGAGGCCGACAGCACCGCCGCAGTGGATCCGACCAGCGAGTCCTTCCGGCGCTGCATCGAACTGGGGATCGGCATGAAGGCCCACGTCGTGGGGGAGGACTTCCGCGAAGGCGGCCTTCGCGAGGTGCTCAACTACGGCCACACCCTGGGCCACGCCATCGAGCACGCCGAGCGCTATCGCTGGCGTCACGGTGCAGCGATCTCGGTGGGCATGATGTACGCCGCCGAACTGTCACGTCTGGCCGGACGCCTGCCGGATGCCGCGGTCCAGCGTCACCGCGACGTCCTGGAGCTGCTGGGTCTGCCCACCACGTACCGTGCCGGCGCGTGGCCGCAGCTGCTTGCCACCATGCAGCGCGACAAGAAGAGCCGCGCCGGCATGCTGCGCTTCATCGTCTTGGACGACATCGCGCGGCCGACGGTGCTGCGAGCGCCGGACGAGTCGCTCCTGTTCGCCGCCTACCAGGAGGTCGCAGGCTGA
- a CDS encoding shikimate kinase, with protein MTSPDSAIVLIGPMGAGKTSVGRRVARALGQTFTDTDKAIVRDHGPIPELFDRFGEARFREIERTAVSEALAHGGVVALGGGAILDADTRADLSAHRVVLLTVSPHIVAARLHGSDRPLLADADPLARWQRIFAERRGLYEEVADVTFDTSSGPLAAVVAAIAAWAQNTQSAEEDA; from the coding sequence ATGACCTCGCCCGATAGCGCGATCGTCCTGATCGGACCGATGGGTGCGGGCAAGACCAGCGTGGGCCGCCGGGTGGCACGCGCGCTGGGGCAGACCTTCACCGACACGGACAAGGCGATCGTGCGCGACCACGGGCCGATCCCTGAGCTCTTCGACCGCTTCGGCGAGGCGCGCTTCCGTGAGATCGAGCGGACGGCCGTCTCGGAAGCCCTGGCCCACGGCGGCGTGGTCGCCCTCGGCGGTGGCGCCATCCTGGACGCCGACACCCGGGCGGATCTGTCCGCGCATCGGGTCGTGCTGTTGACGGTCTCGCCGCACATCGTGGCCGCCCGCCTGCACGGCAGCGACCGGCCCCTGCTGGCCGACGCCGATCCGCTCGCCCGCTGGCAGCGGATCTTCGCCGAACGCCGCGGCCTGTACGAGGAGGTCGCCGACGTCACCTTCGACACCTCCTCGGGTCCGCTGGCCGCCGTCGTCGCCGCGATCGCGGCGTGGGCGCAGAACACGCAGAGCGCCGAGGAGGACGCATGA
- a CDS encoding ATPase, which produces MKSLLWFLFGVIGGFVAAHLMNKDPRGHEVLADVDARITEFTDRIGDAYREQEARFSGIVDEVKDAASDAYGAAKASAADAVDAVKDGATDAVAASADAASRTVDAGESAAKKLTD; this is translated from the coding sequence ATGAAAAGCCTGCTGTGGTTCCTGTTCGGCGTGATCGGCGGTTTCGTCGCCGCACACCTCATGAACAAGGACCCCCGCGGCCACGAAGTCCTCGCCGATGTGGACGCTCGCATCACGGAGTTCACCGACCGGATCGGCGACGCCTATCGCGAGCAGGAAGCGCGCTTCTCCGGGATCGTGGACGAGGTCAAGGATGCCGCGAGCGACGCGTACGGCGCCGCGAAGGCATCCGCGGCTGACGCAGTGGACGCGGTGAAGGACGGCGCGACGGATGCGGTCGCAGCCTCTGCGGATGCGGCATCCCGCACCGTTGATGCGGGCGAGTCCGCCGCCAAGAAGCTCACCGACTGA
- the mltG gene encoding endolytic transglycosylase MltG, which yields MPEAKSPFDDPFADLFGKLPDPRERRASGEDAPRGTSEPLTPTGGRTPAGGRPLSRREAREAAARQAAAHKVPAEDSRTATPAKAPAPAAPSAAAPAARSVPAASALSSPSVLPVDDADDWPVAAGAASPPPYSRSGESAAPRPAATATLEDLFTGEQRTDSLGQEPPSGKRRKRRTGAWIALGVVLVLLGGIAGAGLWVWNTYEPQIREVMGWQEPKDFDPGLADGEAFVTIASGDTGAPISQSLFDAGVTKTPGAFYDYLIDTGQNPPFVPGVFKLQKQMTSAAALEALLNPANKLENSAQLREGLTVEQSLPILAEGTGLPVEDFQAAVANPADYGVAADSLEGWLFPATYTFDPGASAPEIVRTLVDRTVQSLDAAAVPVDDRQRVLTIASIIQREARFEADFYKVSRVIQNRLSPDNQQTFGKLEMDSTAQYGYGEADGTASTSEEAQFNDNPWNTYVHPGLPIGPISNPGDTAIDAAMHPADGDWLYFVTVNLDTGETVFTSNLADHNRAVAQWQAWCSENPDSGC from the coding sequence ATGCCCGAAGCGAAATCGCCGTTCGATGATCCGTTCGCGGACCTGTTCGGCAAACTCCCCGATCCGCGTGAGCGACGTGCGTCGGGCGAGGACGCCCCGCGCGGCACCTCCGAACCCCTGACGCCGACCGGCGGACGCACCCCGGCAGGGGGTCGCCCGCTCTCTCGCCGCGAGGCCCGCGAGGCAGCCGCACGCCAGGCCGCTGCGCACAAGGTTCCCGCGGAGGACTCACGGACCGCGACCCCCGCGAAAGCTCCCGCCCCCGCGGCACCATCGGCCGCCGCGCCGGCAGCGCGGTCCGTGCCGGCAGCGTCCGCCCTCTCCTCCCCGTCCGTGCTGCCGGTCGACGACGCGGACGACTGGCCCGTCGCCGCCGGCGCGGCATCCCCGCCGCCGTACAGCCGGAGCGGCGAGTCCGCTGCCCCCCGCCCGGCGGCGACCGCGACATTGGAGGACCTCTTCACCGGCGAGCAGAGAACCGACAGCCTCGGGCAGGAGCCGCCGTCGGGCAAGCGGCGCAAGCGCCGCACCGGCGCATGGATCGCGCTCGGGGTCGTCCTGGTCCTGCTGGGCGGTATCGCCGGAGCAGGGCTGTGGGTCTGGAACACGTATGAGCCGCAGATCCGCGAGGTGATGGGCTGGCAGGAACCGAAGGACTTCGACCCCGGCCTGGCCGACGGCGAGGCGTTCGTGACGATCGCCTCCGGCGACACCGGTGCGCCGATCTCCCAGAGCCTGTTCGACGCGGGCGTGACCAAGACACCCGGCGCCTTCTACGACTACCTGATCGACACCGGCCAGAATCCGCCCTTCGTCCCGGGCGTGTTCAAGCTGCAGAAGCAGATGACCTCGGCCGCCGCGCTGGAAGCGCTGCTGAATCCCGCGAACAAGCTGGAGAACAGCGCCCAGCTCCGCGAGGGGCTGACCGTGGAGCAGTCGCTGCCGATCCTGGCCGAAGGCACCGGGCTGCCCGTCGAGGACTTCCAGGCGGCGGTGGCCAACCCCGCGGACTACGGCGTTGCGGCGGACAGCCTCGAAGGATGGCTGTTCCCCGCGACGTACACGTTCGACCCCGGTGCCAGCGCGCCCGAGATCGTCAGGACGCTGGTCGATCGCACCGTGCAATCCCTGGATGCCGCGGCGGTGCCCGTCGATGACCGGCAGCGGGTGCTGACGATCGCCTCGATCATCCAGCGCGAGGCGCGCTTCGAGGCGGACTTCTACAAGGTCTCCCGCGTGATCCAGAACCGTCTGTCCCCGGACAACCAGCAGACCTTCGGAAAGCTCGAGATGGACTCGACCGCCCAGTACGGGTACGGCGAGGCGGACGGCACGGCCAGCACGTCCGAGGAAGCGCAGTTCAACGACAACCCGTGGAACACGTATGTGCACCCCGGCCTGCCGATCGGACCGATCTCCAACCCGGGTGACACGGCCATCGACGCCGCGATGCACCCGGCCGACGGCGACTGGCTGTACTTCGTGACGGTCAACCTCGACACGGGTGAGACGGTCTTCACGTCGAACCTCGCGGATCACAACCGTGCGGTCGCCCAGTGGCAGGCGTGGTGCAGCGAGAACCCCGATTCGGGATGCTGA
- the aroQ gene encoding type II 3-dehydroquinate dehydratase produces MSANLPRRLLLVNGPNLNLLGTREPDVYGSQTLADVEQLTAATAAASGFDIRAVQSNHEGVLIDAIHAARQDCAGIIINPGGLTHTSVVLRDALSAVALPVAEVHISNVQEREPFRHHSYVADVAVVHVIGEGVAGYASATRRLIEVLTGQADG; encoded by the coding sequence ATGTCGGCGAACCTTCCCCGCCGTCTGCTGCTGGTGAACGGACCGAACCTGAACCTGCTCGGCACACGCGAGCCGGACGTCTACGGATCCCAGACACTCGCGGACGTCGAGCAGCTCACCGCGGCGACCGCGGCCGCGAGCGGCTTCGACATCCGTGCGGTGCAGAGCAACCACGAGGGGGTCCTGATCGACGCGATCCACGCGGCGCGGCAGGACTGCGCGGGAATCATCATCAATCCGGGCGGCCTGACGCACACCTCGGTCGTGTTGCGCGACGCGCTGTCGGCCGTTGCGCTGCCGGTCGCCGAAGTGCACATCAGCAACGTCCAGGAACGGGAGCCCTTCCGGCATCACTCCTACGTCGCGGATGTCGCCGTCGTCCACGTGATCGGCGAGGGCGTGGCGGGGTATGCGAGCGCCACGAGGCGCCTGATCGAGGTCCTCACCGGGCAGGCGGACGGCTGA
- the ruvX gene encoding Holliday junction resolvase RuvX: MTDFRRGVRLGIDVGRARVGVARCDPDGMLATPVETVPRNEASIPRIVALAGEHEARELLVGLPLNMRGEDTASTTDARAFAADLAAASGLPVRLVDERLSTVSAHAALRDSGRTQRSSRSIVDQVAAVVLLQQALDVEKSTGRPAGSPVPPAQEPT; the protein is encoded by the coding sequence GTGACGGACTTCAGGCGGGGGGTGCGGCTCGGCATCGATGTCGGCCGCGCGCGGGTCGGTGTGGCACGCTGCGACCCGGACGGGATGCTCGCGACTCCGGTGGAGACCGTTCCCCGCAACGAGGCGTCGATTCCGCGGATCGTCGCGCTTGCCGGGGAGCACGAGGCGCGCGAACTCCTGGTCGGGCTACCGCTGAACATGCGCGGCGAGGACACCGCCTCGACCACGGACGCGCGAGCCTTCGCGGCGGACCTGGCCGCGGCATCCGGCCTGCCGGTCCGCCTGGTCGACGAACGGCTGAGCACGGTCTCCGCGCACGCTGCGCTGAGAGACTCGGGTAGAACCCAGCGTTCATCTCGTAGCATTGTTGACCAGGTCGCCGCCGTCGTTCTCCTCCAGCAAGCACTCGATGTCGAGAAGAGCACGGGACGACCGGCCGGATCACCCGTTCCCCCGGCCCAGGAGCCCACCTGA
- the aroC gene encoding chorismate synthase: MLRVLTAGESHGPELVAIMEGLPAGVPVSRTAIQADLARRKLGYGRGSRMKFEEDELTISGGVRHGSSLGSPIALRIGNTEWPKWVEVMNPDPVDLTDMSRGRGAPLTRPRPGHADLVGMQKYGFDEARPILERASARETAARVALGAIARAFLAELGIRLVSHTLSIGPVRVPEDAPLPTPDDVGQLDADPLRCFDPATSALMVEEVDDARKDGDTLGGIVEVLAYGLPPGLGSHVHWDRRLDAKLSQALMSIQAIKGVEVGDGFLTTTRRGSAAHDELFATERGITRSSDRAGGIEGGMSTGTVLRIRAGMKPIATVPHSLRTIDVATGESASAHHQRSDVCAVPAAGVVAEAMAALVLAEVVLEKFGGDSVAETRRNLEGYLAAIPETLRTRSTSDPALIEHDLAR, encoded by the coding sequence ATGCTCCGCGTGCTCACGGCCGGTGAATCCCACGGCCCCGAACTGGTCGCCATCATGGAGGGTCTGCCCGCCGGCGTCCCCGTGTCGCGCACCGCGATCCAAGCCGACCTCGCCCGCAGGAAGCTCGGCTACGGCCGCGGCTCGCGCATGAAGTTCGAAGAGGACGAACTCACGATCTCCGGCGGCGTCCGGCACGGGTCCAGCCTGGGCAGCCCCATCGCGCTGCGGATCGGCAACACCGAGTGGCCCAAGTGGGTCGAGGTGATGAATCCCGATCCGGTCGATCTGACCGACATGTCCCGCGGACGCGGCGCCCCCCTGACCAGGCCCCGGCCCGGCCACGCCGACCTGGTCGGCATGCAGAAGTACGGATTCGACGAGGCGCGTCCGATCCTCGAGCGCGCCAGCGCCCGGGAGACCGCCGCGCGCGTCGCGCTGGGAGCGATCGCGCGGGCATTCCTGGCCGAACTGGGCATCCGGCTGGTCAGTCACACGCTCTCCATCGGTCCGGTCCGCGTCCCCGAAGACGCGCCGCTGCCCACCCCCGACGACGTCGGGCAGCTCGACGCCGACCCGCTGCGCTGCTTCGACCCGGCCACTTCCGCCCTCATGGTCGAAGAGGTCGACGACGCGCGCAAGGACGGCGACACGCTCGGCGGCATCGTGGAGGTGCTCGCCTACGGCCTCCCGCCCGGGCTGGGCTCGCACGTGCACTGGGACCGCCGCCTGGACGCCAAGCTGTCGCAGGCGCTGATGAGCATCCAGGCGATCAAGGGCGTCGAAGTCGGGGACGGATTCCTCACCACCACGCGGCGCGGATCCGCCGCCCACGACGAGCTGTTCGCCACCGAGCGGGGCATCACCCGCTCCAGCGACCGCGCCGGCGGCATCGAAGGCGGCATGTCCACCGGCACCGTCCTGCGCATCCGCGCCGGTATGAAGCCGATCGCCACGGTGCCGCATTCGCTGCGCACCATCGACGTCGCCACCGGCGAGAGCGCTTCGGCCCATCACCAGCGATCCGATGTCTGCGCGGTTCCGGCTGCGGGCGTCGTCGCCGAGGCGATGGCCGCCCTCGTCCTGGCAGAAGTGGTGCTGGAGAAGTTCGGCGGGGACAGCGTCGCCGAGACGCGACGCAACCTCGAGGGATACCTGGCCGCCATCCCGGAGACCCTGCGCACGCGCAGCACGAGCGATCCCGCGCTCATCGAGCATGACCTCGCCCGATAG
- the alaS gene encoding alanine--tRNA ligase → MKTAELADRFLRYFEKRDHTIVPSASLVTDDPALLFTVAGMVPFIPYLSGVVPAPYPRAADIQKCIRTNDIEEVGKTPRHGTFFQMLGNWSFGDYFKEGAITYAWELLTSSESDGGLGFDPKDLWVTVYKDDDEAARLWRTIAGLPEERIQRLDKDTNYWSTGLPGPAGPCSEIFFDQGPAYGVDGGPATDDDRYVEIWNLVFMQYAIDDVTSKYDFRIVGELPQKNIDTGMGLERIAFIKQGVQNMYETDQVRPVLDLASELSGRRYGADHGDDVRMRIIADHVRSSLMLLADGVTPTNEGRGYILRRLMRRGIRSMRLLGVDGPTFPELFAASRDAMKDVYPELETEYPRLSAYAIAEEETFLRTLAAGTTTLDLSVAETKKSGGTTIAGSEAFLLHDTYGFPIDLTLEIAEEAGLTVDRAAFDTLMLEQRTRAKADARSRKRALADHGVYREFRAKGETVFTGYTDLETESTILGLLVDGVSVDRATAGQIAEVILADTALYAESGGQVADKGIIVGPGYELEVLDVQKPVPGLISHTVQVTSGDVGVGQPATSVVDAVNRRAARQAHSATHLVHAALRDTLGKSATQAGSLNRAGYMRLDFTWGQALSPETRTEIEEIANNAVRDNLEVTTRVVSLDEAKSLGAMALFGEKYGDTVRMVDIGGPWSRELCAGTHVSSSAEIGLVNLVGESSVGASNRRVEALVGLDAFRDLAAERAIVSQLTSTLKTPRDQLPARIAELTASLKAAEKRIAAFESRALTERIPALAANAETVGPHRVVAETIGTASSADDVRSLALGVRDRLGTEPGIVAIGAEVGGRPVVLVATNEAARQAGARAGALAKVAATALGGGGGGRDDVAQGGGTDATALPAALNAVKAALGSR, encoded by the coding sequence ATGAAAACCGCAGAGCTCGCCGACCGTTTCCTCCGCTATTTCGAGAAGCGCGACCACACCATCGTGCCCTCGGCGTCGCTGGTCACCGATGACCCTGCGCTGCTGTTCACGGTGGCCGGCATGGTCCCGTTCATCCCGTACCTGAGCGGTGTGGTTCCGGCGCCGTACCCGCGTGCTGCGGATATCCAGAAGTGCATCCGCACCAACGACATCGAAGAGGTCGGCAAGACTCCGCGCCACGGCACGTTCTTCCAGATGCTCGGCAACTGGTCGTTCGGCGACTACTTCAAGGAGGGCGCGATCACGTACGCGTGGGAGCTGCTGACCTCCTCCGAGTCGGACGGCGGACTCGGATTCGACCCGAAGGACCTCTGGGTCACCGTCTACAAGGACGACGACGAGGCCGCCCGGCTGTGGCGCACGATCGCCGGCCTGCCCGAGGAGCGGATCCAGCGGCTGGACAAGGACACCAACTACTGGAGCACCGGGCTTCCGGGGCCGGCCGGCCCGTGCTCGGAGATCTTCTTCGACCAGGGTCCCGCCTACGGCGTGGACGGAGGTCCCGCCACCGACGATGACCGGTACGTGGAGATCTGGAACCTCGTCTTCATGCAGTACGCGATCGACGACGTCACCTCGAAATACGACTTCCGCATCGTCGGCGAGCTCCCGCAGAAGAACATCGACACCGGCATGGGGCTCGAGCGGATCGCGTTCATCAAGCAGGGCGTGCAGAACATGTACGAGACCGACCAGGTGCGGCCGGTGCTCGATCTGGCATCCGAACTGAGCGGGCGGCGCTACGGAGCGGACCACGGGGACGACGTGCGCATGCGCATCATCGCCGACCACGTCCGTTCCTCGCTGATGCTGCTCGCCGACGGCGTGACCCCCACCAACGAGGGGCGCGGCTACATCCTGCGCCGTCTGATGCGCCGCGGCATCCGCTCGATGCGCCTGCTCGGCGTGGACGGGCCGACCTTCCCGGAGCTGTTCGCCGCGTCGCGCGACGCGATGAAGGACGTGTACCCCGAGCTGGAGACGGAGTATCCGCGGCTGTCCGCGTACGCGATCGCCGAGGAGGAGACCTTCCTGCGCACCCTGGCGGCGGGAACCACGACCCTGGACCTCTCGGTCGCCGAGACCAAGAAGTCCGGCGGCACCACGATCGCAGGCTCCGAAGCCTTTCTCCTGCACGACACCTACGGCTTCCCGATCGACCTCACCCTCGAGATCGCCGAAGAGGCCGGACTCACGGTCGACCGCGCCGCGTTCGACACGCTCATGCTGGAGCAGCGTACGCGGGCCAAGGCGGATGCCCGTTCCCGCAAGCGGGCTCTGGCCGACCACGGCGTCTACCGGGAGTTCCGCGCCAAGGGCGAGACGGTCTTCACCGGGTACACCGACCTGGAGACCGAGTCCACGATCCTCGGGCTGCTCGTCGACGGCGTGTCCGTGGACCGCGCGACGGCCGGCCAGATCGCCGAGGTGATCCTCGCCGACACGGCGCTGTACGCGGAATCCGGCGGCCAGGTCGCCGACAAGGGCATCATCGTCGGCCCGGGGTACGAGCTGGAAGTGCTCGACGTGCAGAAGCCGGTGCCCGGCCTGATCAGTCACACCGTCCAGGTCACCTCCGGCGACGTGGGCGTCGGCCAGCCGGCGACATCCGTCGTGGATGCGGTCAACCGCCGGGCCGCGCGTCAGGCGCACTCCGCGACCCATCTGGTCCACGCCGCCCTGCGGGACACGCTCGGCAAGAGCGCCACGCAGGCCGGCTCTCTCAACCGCGCCGGGTACATGCGCCTGGACTTCACCTGGGGCCAGGCCCTGTCGCCGGAGACGCGCACCGAGATCGAGGAGATCGCGAACAACGCCGTCCGCGACAACCTCGAGGTGACCACGCGGGTGGTGTCCCTCGACGAGGCGAAGTCCCTCGGCGCGATGGCCCTGTTCGGCGAGAAGTACGGTGACACGGTGCGCATGGTGGACATCGGCGGCCCCTGGTCGCGTGAGCTGTGCGCGGGAACCCACGTCTCCTCCAGCGCAGAGATCGGGCTGGTGAACCTCGTCGGCGAATCCTCGGTCGGCGCCTCGAACCGTCGCGTCGAGGCGTTGGTCGGGCTGGATGCGTTCCGCGACCTCGCCGCCGAGCGGGCCATCGTCTCGCAGCTCACCTCCACGCTGAAGACCCCGCGCGACCAGCTGCCCGCGCGCATCGCCGAGCTGACCGCCAGCCTCAAGGCGGCGGAGAAGCGGATCGCCGCCTTCGAGTCCCGTGCACTGACCGAGCGCATCCCCGCCCTGGCCGCCAACGCCGAGACGGTGGGGCCGCATCGGGTGGTCGCCGAGACGATCGGCACAGCCTCCTCGGCCGATGACGTGCGGTCGTTGGCCCTCGGCGTGCGCGACCGGCTCGGCACCGAACCCGGCATCGTCGCGATCGGCGCCGAGGTCGGCGGCCGGCCTGTGGTGCTCGTGGCCACCAACGAGGCGGCCCGCCAGGCCGGTGCACGCGCCGGAGCGCTGGCCAAGGTCGCCGCGACCGCTCTCGGCGGCGGTGGGGGTGGCCGCGATGACGTCGCCCAGGGCGGCGGCACGGACGCGACGGCCCTGCCGGCCGCACTGAACGCCGTCAAGGCCGCGCTCGGTTCCCGGTGA
- the rpsD gene encoding 30S ribosomal protein S4 has protein sequence MPTKSQDRRKVRLSRALGIPLTPKAAKYLEKRPYAPGEHGRTKRKQDSDYAVRLREKQRLREQYGIREKQMRNTFNEARRTQGLTGENLVELLEMRLDALVLRAGFARTTAQARQLVVHRHILVDGQLVDRPSFRVKPGQLIHVKAKSEGTEPFQVAAAGGHAEVLPPVPGYLEVELDKLHARLLRRPKRAEVPVTGDVQLVVEYYAAR, from the coding sequence GTGCCCACGAAGTCCCAGGACCGCCGCAAGGTCCGCCTGTCGCGCGCGCTCGGCATCCCGCTGACGCCGAAAGCCGCCAAGTACCTCGAGAAGCGCCCGTACGCGCCCGGCGAGCACGGCCGCACCAAGCGCAAGCAGGACAGCGACTACGCCGTGCGTCTGCGCGAGAAGCAGCGTCTGCGCGAGCAGTACGGCATCCGCGAGAAGCAGATGCGCAACACCTTCAACGAGGCCCGCCGCACCCAGGGCCTGACCGGTGAGAACCTGGTCGAGCTCCTCGAGATGCGTCTGGACGCGCTCGTGCTGCGTGCCGGTTTCGCCCGCACCACGGCTCAGGCCCGCCAGCTCGTCGTGCACCGCCACATCCTCGTCGACGGCCAGCTCGTCGACCGCCCGTCGTTCCGCGTCAAGCCGGGACAGCTCATCCACGTCAAGGCCAAGAGCGAGGGCACCGAGCCCTTCCAGGTCGCAGCCGCCGGCGGTCACGCCGAGGTCCTGCCCCCGGTTCCGGGCTACCTCGAGGTCGAGCTGGACAAGCTGCACGCACGTCTGCTGCGTCGTCCCAAGCGCGCTGAGGTCCCGGTCACCGGTGACGTCCAGCTCGTCGTGGAGTACTACGCCGCGCGATAG